From the genome of Deferribacteraceae bacterium V6Fe1:
ATTATACCATCAAAAACACCTGCTCCACCGGGGACATGGCTGCTAACTGCAGTAATTTGTGATACCAAGTAAATAGGTAAATATTTGAAAAAGTCTATATTATGGTTGGGGAGTAAAAAGTAAAAAATCAGTCCTAAAAGAAGCCAATCAAGAGTGGATATAGTAAACTGAAGTAATAGTATCTTTGGTTTTGCAATTGGATAAAGAGTGACTCCTGAAACGATTCTTTTCTGTTTTAGATAGGAGAGTATAAAAAATATTAAAACAATTATTAAAGCAATAAGCCCCAGTAGCTTGGCTTGAATGGTAAAGTTAATAAATGGTAATGACAACGAATACCCGGGCTCTATAAATAAAAACACTATAAAACTAAGAGCAATAAGCCCTAACCAATAAATCCATGAAAATAAAATCATATAATTGGTAATAAGTATTGGGTTCATGCCTATTTTAGTCAGATATCTAAATCTCAAAGCACCCCCCATAATCGCACCAAAACCTAAATTATTGTTCAGAATAAATGATGTTAATGAGTATAAAAATACTTTTTTATAAGGTATTTTTAACTTTATCTGTTTTACCGTAAGCAAATCATAAAAGGTAACAATGAAATAATTAAAAGCAGTCAATAAAACCGCCCAAAAAATCATTTTACTATCAATAAATAAAACGGCACTTTTTACCTTTTCCCACGATATGCTGTGAAATATATCTACAATGAAAACAATAGTAAAGTACAGAATAAATAATATTATTAATATATTAACTGCTTTTAATATATATTTCTTCATTTTTCTTTTTTTCTCTTTGAAAATAGATATTCAAAAAACATATCGACCAACAATGTTATAATAAAGAAAATGAGTATAATTTGTTTTAAATATATTTTGCCTAAAGTAGCAAAATAAAGCTTGGCAATATTCCAATACTTTCTAATTCCAATTAAAACAACATTTTTATCTATTTTTACAACTTCGGTATTAATATCCTTATCGTTCACATTCACTTTGACATAGTGATAAAAATTTGAGCCAGGATCAGTCCCCTTTAGCTCTGCGCCTGCACCGCCAGTGATTATATGTTTTAATCCTCTTTTAGTATAGGCGTAATAACCATGTATATGTGACTCAAAAAGTATTGTGACATTATACTTTATAAATAAATCTTCTAACTTTCTTGCAAAATCAGGATCACTTAATGCATGTGCAAACTTAATTCCACCTCCATTAAAGTCTCTCGGGTCCCAAAGAGGAACATGCATAAAAATAAATCTATATTTTAAATTCTGAGAATTTTTTAACTGCTCCTCAAGCCAAAACAATTGCTCATCAGATATGTTTCTTTCATTACTATTATCAAGCATAATAAATTTTGAATTCCCCAACGTAAAACTATAATAGAATTTTCCAAAAATCGTATGATAAAAATAGTGATTTTCAAAAGCTACATCGTGATTGCCAGGTAATACCAAAGTAGGTATCTGAATATTTTTCCACTGATTTAAAAAAGCCTGATAAGTTTCTTTAGTCGGATACATTACCAAATCACCGCCAATTATTGTAAAAAGTAGCCTTTCATCCTTATTTATCTTTTCTATAACATAATTAAAAATTGAAGAATTTTTATTATCTCCCAAAACTGCAAAAGAAAACTCTCCACCTTTGTACCTATCATTTATTTCCTGCAAAGATTTGAAGTTTAAATCGTGCTCTTCTATCTTTTTCAAATCACCTAATTCTGTCCAACCCCAAAATATAATTATTAAAAAAATTAAAATTAGTCTTAGATATTTTCTTTTACTGAAATAACCTGTAATTATTTCACCTGTCTTCATAATTTACCTCATTTTGGCTGATAATTTTTACTATTTCTTCAGAAGCAAATGGCTTTTTTATGTTATTTATATTTTCTCTCATTAACATTAACTTAGATTCATTATACAACAGTCCTAACACTTTTTGCACTAGCTCATGTGAATCTTCTTCAGAAAATTCTGCACAACCATTTTTAGTTAAATATAATGCATTATTTGTTTCCTGATAAGGAATAGGATCAATCAGAAACATCGGCACTCCACAAGCTAAAGCCTCACTGACAGTCAAGCCGCCTGGCTTGGTAATAACCAAATCCGAAGCAGTTAAGTACTCCTCAATATTATTTACAAAACCTAATTTCTGTAAATTTATATATTCGTTGCTTTCAAAATATTTAATTTTTGCTAATAAGTTTTTATTTCGTCCGGCAATCACTATTAAGTTTAGGTATTTATTAGAAATAAATACCTCTTGAATTATATCAAATATTTTCTTTTCGTTAATAGCACTCCCAATGAGAATCAAAGTTTTTCTTGAGTCATCAATACCTAATCTCAATTTAAGCTCTTCAGGCTTTAATGATTTACTAAATTTATTCGCAATAGGGATACCGGTTATATAAATTTTATCGCTACTGACTCCGATCTTTATTAACTCATTTTTTACTTCATTATTTGCTACAAAGTAGTAATCAACATTTTTATCATACCACATCTTATGTAATCCATAGTCGGTAATGGTTACATATATCTTTCCATGGAATACCCCGTTATCTTTCATCCTAGATAAAATATTAGCCGGGAGAAAATGTGTGCAAACTGCTATTTCCACTGCATTGTCTTCAATAAAAGATACAAAACCTTCAACGTTATCAAGACTTAACTTATCTATAATATTA
Proteins encoded in this window:
- a CDS encoding UPF0104 family protein; translated protein: MKKYILKAVNILIILFILYFTIVFIVDIFHSISWEKVKSAVLFIDSKMIFWAVLLTAFNYFIVTFYDLLTVKQIKLKIPYKKVFLYSLTSFILNNNLGFGAIMGGALRFRYLTKIGMNPILITNYMILFSWIYWLGLIALSFIVFLFIEPGYSLSLPFINFTIQAKLLGLIALIIVLIFFILSYLKQKRIVSGVTLYPIAKPKILLLQFTISTLDWLLLGLIFYFLLPNHNIDFFKYLPIYLVSQITAVSSHVPGGAGVFDGIMIFYLKNYYDVNTLVGSLLIFRLVYFLIPLAFGIILFFFNEYYLTTDTIKK
- a CDS encoding metallophosphoesterase, with product MKTGEIITGYFSKRKYLRLILIFLIIIFWGWTELGDLKKIEEHDLNFKSLQEINDRYKGGEFSFAVLGDNKNSSIFNYVIEKINKDERLLFTIIGGDLVMYPTKETYQAFLNQWKNIQIPTLVLPGNHDVAFENHYFYHTIFGKFYYSFTLGNSKFIMLDNSNERNISDEQLFWLEEQLKNSQNLKYRFIFMHVPLWDPRDFNGGGIKFAHALSDPDFARKLEDLFIKYNVTILFESHIHGYYAYTKRGLKHIITGGAGAELKGTDPGSNFYHYVKVNVNDKDINTEVVKIDKNVVLIGIRKYWNIAKLYFATLGKIYLKQIILIFFIITLLVDMFFEYLFSKRKKEK
- a CDS encoding glycosyltransferase, with the protein product MVASKPIGLFYVTAGNGHKIAAKALAEGFAKHNICYYVTDVLFFTNKLFNWSYSTVYDFIGEHSHLACKAIYKITDRNRDKSKILNIIDKLSLDNVEGFVSFIEDNAVEIAVCTHFLPANILSRMKDNGVFHGKIYVTITDYGLHKMWYDKNVDYYFVANNEVKNELIKIGVSSDKIYITGIPIANKFSKSLKPEELKLRLGIDDSRKTLILIGSAINEKKIFDIIQEVFISNKYLNLIVIAGRNKNLLAKIKYFESNEYINLQKLGFVNNIEEYLTASDLVITKPGGLTVSEALACGVPMFLIDPIPYQETNNALYLTKNGCAEFSEEDSHELVQKVLGLLYNESKLMLMRENINNIKKPFASEEIVKIISQNEVNYEDR